The nucleotide window atttgtaagattagataagatatacctttattcgtcccacaatGGGAaaatttctgtgttacagcagcaaagaaaaagaaatgtgcaattatatataaaaaagtagatacataatacataatacagcacataatacagtatatacaacacaacgtataaatacaaaaggaacaaaaagaGACCATGAATAGGTAGTTACTCTATCAAACATATTGCAAATAGTTAATACTGCacggttttaaattatttttattgcacatttattgcataaaaacattgttattgttattattgcagttaaactgtaataacagtgtatattttggtgattggttcactgggagcagttttgattgtaaagtctaatagcagcagggagaaaagacctctCCTTCAGagacttaggatgtaacagtctgtcactgaaggagctgcttagagatgaaactgtttcatacagggggtgagatagtttagctaccatcctcctttctcccacctcctgtacagtgtccagggggaatccccaggactaaGTTGggcttcctgatcagcttgttcaatctcttcctgtctgcagtaaagatgctgctgcaccagcagaccacaACATAGAAGATGACTGAGGCCaacacagagtcaaaaaaggtcttcagtagctctcccttcactcaaaaagaccttagtcttagcagaaagagtctggtggtctagtgggtaggatgtggcgctctcacctctgcggcccgggtttgaccCCCAGTCAGggccaaccccagccattagggttgcacaaaccttagtgccagtcccaagcctggataaatggggagggttgcgttagggcatccagcgtaaaaacgtgtaccaaatcaaacatgcggatgatccgctgtggcgacccctaacgggagaagccgaaagaaataaaaaaggtcttagcagaaagagtctgctcagTCCTTTCTTATATATTGCCTCAGTAttatctgtccagtccagtttgctgttcagatgaacacccaggtatttgtaagagtccactcttaCAATAAACTCAAAGTGCAggaacattataaaaataaataaaaagagtacAAACTTTAATTATGCctcatatttatattacaacagttggggaagaacaacatttggctggaaaagtgaggTGTCTCAATAATTTTATCTTTGTAGTGTACTTTATAGCAAAGTTCTCTGcgaggaaaaaatgaaaaaatactaTACCATAAAGCACTATTCTTAtgcaatacacattttaaattatgtaaattatgtactgCAACAATTTGAACGATTAACAtgtacatttatgacatttggtaGATGCCTTAATCCAGAGCTACAAACTCCATCAATTAATAATCACCAAATACATGTACTGAGTTATTAgaaaacacactacaaacacCATCAGTCTAAAAATTTTGTTTGGAGAGAATATATCTAGAAAAGCATGGTTTTTAATAGGAGATGTGCTAATTTACGTAATAATGGAAGAGTTTGGAGTTTGAAGGCTGttagtgactcagctgttcagacatcAGGTGGAAGTTTGTTTCACTACCTTAGTGCAAGTACAGAGAGGAGATTCAAAACATGTCCTTGTATCCTGAGTTATTGAGGGACCAGTCTAGCAGTGGTAGTGAATGAAGGGGATATGGTGCAGTGTGCTTTTGGCTTTGCAGGTGGGCATTGGTGTTTTAAGTTTGATCTAGGGTTCTACAGGAAGCTGGTGTAGGGAGCATAGCAATGGAGTGGTGTGGGAGAAGTTCAAAATAAGTTGTGTAGCAGCATTCTGAATCAACTGTGAAGATCTAATGTCTTTGTGGGACTGAAGCTTTATTCGTTAATTGCTTAGCCACCAGGTGGTGGAGTCTCTCTTTCATGTGTTCATCTGACATTCCTATTAGCAAAATGGTTAGAGTTTAGAATTAAAATAGgttctaatttttatttttactttaatagtTTATTTCCTATTTAAGTACATATGAAGGTTATTTGAGACATtgaaattaatacaaattaacTCACAAAGAAGGACTAGACAAGTTTTGTTTACTGTGAATGTCTTACTTAACAAGTGCTTTAAATAGGTACAAAACGGCTCCAATATACTATAACACACTGTGTTTAGCAAAAGATGGCTTATAGGTGTCTGGGAGTGGACAGAAACATCTTATCATGCAATGCAACCATTACTGAGCTCAGCATGTGTTCATACTGtacatgagaaaaaaagaaaagctggaacagatttgtgtCCGGATTGCAAATATTagaataaaatagtttggagGACAAAAGTGAGCTCCTCTCAATGGTTTATGGCTAGTAAGTTTTTGTTTGAAGTTTTCTTTTCCCATTTATTAAATCTTTCCCTTAGGAACAATTACAGTAGCTCATTTTACTTGTTTGATATTGCTTGAAAAAGCAATATCAATGTTTAGTTGTTTTAGAGGAAAATTAACCTTTGGCTGGTGGTATAATTGTGTCCATTGTAATTAGGCtaatttttaaaagtttaataggaagataatgcaaaaacattttttttttaaatgttggttTAATGTTCTTCTTAGGTTTACGAAATAATTACCAattaatatatagtataatttaaatgaattttctATAAAGAGACATCATATTCctacataaatgtaataaaaagctAAAAGGGTAAGATTACAGGCTTAATTTAAGATGTTGTATTAGCTTACATGTACtcatttataatgtatataaaagaaCTCTCTATTAAGTATGATAGGCCTTTTGTCTCAATTAATGTCTGAGATATTGCATAGAACTATAGTGTCACTCACCTGATAAGATTTGACATAGCACATTGTATAAATCTAATGTTGTGTCATTAAAGATTTATGTAATGTTTATGAATGTGTAATGAACTGGAGCCCTTTCCTCTTGTGACGTGTAATTCCCTGTAATGTCACATGAATAAAATCTGTAATGAAACTTTAATGAAACTTGTAATGTCACCTGGTGAGTTTTGAAATAAGCCTTTTATAAAGTACcacttcaataaaaaatatttaacaaaacaatgGCAATGGATGTGTTTTGTTATATAAAGTGTTATCATTAAACTAGCCTGCACTGATTAGACTGTATATTgagttttcttgttttttactttaaaccTAGTGTTTTTCTAAGTGACGAATCTTGTGCAAAACAATCTTGTACAAAGAATTAAACACCTAATGTTTTCATGTTAGTATGTTTACAAAGCATTGATATAGTACACTGTAAACCCGGATAAGTTGAATTTACTTAAGAAATTTGAGGAAACTGGTtgccttaaaaaaataagtaatgtGTAATGAAAACCTAAGTACATTTAACTTAAAATGTTAAGTACATTACACTCAATTCAAAATTGATTCAACTTGACATGTTTTGCCAAGTTAACTCCTTTGCACAATTAATACACTTAATATCTTAAGTATAATGCACCAAATACCTAGTTGTAGCTTACTTATCTTTCTTCCCCTAGTTCAGTTATCATCATTAAATTACTATTTCAGTTTTTAATCTGGTGCATTATAAATACTTATTCAGATCAAGAAATCAGATGAAACATTTGTTGAAAACACCCCGGTTAGGGGTAAAATGCTTTATTGTGAACATACACATAACGGGTTGTTTTTCTAAAAGCACAACATAAAACTAGGCACCTGGTATCAGGAGCAGTAGTGCAACGATTCAGAACACCACTTAACACTGCAAACTGATTTTCCTCAGTTTTTGGTTTGTTAATCTGAATGAAACCAGACATATCAGTGCCAATCCAATaacataaaatagaaaaagtgcataacagtgcaaacacaacattttcctaaaagaacaacaacaaaaaaaattaggcACCTGTATCTGAAGCAGTAGTGCAATGAGTTAGAACAGCACTTTACACTGCAAACTGGCTTTTTCGCAGTTTTGGGTTTGTTAATCTGAATGAAACTAGATATATCAGTGccaatccaaaaacaaaatataaaaagggcATATCAGTGCAAACAAGTCACTTTTCTAAAAGAACAAACAATATTTCTCATATCTGGAGAAATAGTGTAACAACAACTCTTCTGGTTTTTCAGAGTCTGAATTTTGGGTGCCAGCTCACTTTTACCCAGGTTCAACATCACCTGCTGAACAAAGCAAAAAGTGTTTTTCATGTATTTGGGATAGTCCAGGTGCAGGGCATATATCAGTCCAAAAAGGACACAGAAGGCCTGAGGAAGGTTGGCCAGGTCATCCATCACCACATTCCCTTCCAAGATGATTCCCACTTTGGACGGGTTCAGCTTAAGGTTCTCTTCACCGATGAAAAGCAATCCCACTGGAGTTTGCCTGTACAAGTCATTGTCAGCTGTGTCCTTACAGAGAAACAAATGTACAATCGTGTGTTAGTTAGCACATACATTTTCGAAatgttaacaataaaaatacccTAAGAGGAAACACTGTACACTGACATATAGTAAAAGACACTCTCTTCATACAAGATATGAGGCCTGGCTTGTTCAGCTTCCTTTTCACTGTACAATTACAgcaacatttttaatgttaactGAACCCATATTTTTTCAGCCAAGTTTTTTCAGTTAATTTCATGCCACTGATTAAACATACAGACAATTttatggtaaaaataaaataaaaaaagtccaaGTCTGAAATACTGAATAAATCTGTAGCACATAGTCCTGATTAAtggtttgaaaataaaataaaaacaaagaacatgCATCtgcaacatttataaaaaaatgaatttgcttACAAAGCAGGTCTTGAAGAAAGCAGAAGGATCATCGCCCAAGATGACCGGAAGTCCCCGAAGACAAAGGCATCTGACGTCAGTTGGCTCAGTTGTCTAGACAATAGTCGACATTGAATAAATCACTTTATACTGACTGTAATTTACAAGTAATGAAAAGAAGAgattaggaaaaaataaactggaaatAGGAGATACAATTATGAGAATAGAGAAtgcagaggtaaaaaaaaaaatctttataaaaaggAAAAGCTTCATAGGAAAACAGGACTGATGTAGATATGTTAACTTACCTTTGTCTGGCATAAAAGTTCAGCCAAAAGCTGACCAGTAAGgcctttcttctttttgaagagGTCCATGAGGCTTGGAGACAAATGGTCAAGTGCATCCAAGAAGTTTTCTCTGAGATTTTTCCCTACCACTCTGCCAAATTCATAGGAAACCTGAAACATGGCAAACAATGcatcagttaatgttcacactGTTTTAATCTGACACACTCAACACTATATATGTAGACACTTAACACAAACCTGATTTTCTGTAAAAAGAGCTGGCCAACGATGCACAAGCTGGCTGATGGCAGGCTTCTCTTTGACAATTTCCTTTCTGTGAAAAGCAAACGTCACATCCATCTCTTTCTTAACCAGGGATTCCTTTGGCTTTGTCTTCATCATTTCATTGACCAGAACCTCACGAGCTACTTCCATGTTCTGGTCATTCATCCCCTCTGGAAAATCAGGCAGGAAATTTATTTCCCCTTTCTTTGGCTTCTTGATCTGTGTCTTGGGAGGCTCGCCATTTGTAGTGTCACTTCCTCGCTTGCCACCATTGACAGTTACATCAAGTCGACCCAGCTGCCGCATTTTGGTTCTATAATTACCCATTTTGAACTTAAGGCTATTCTTCCAACCGTTCCAGCCAGAGGGTGACCCGGTTTCTTTAAGGCATGGGTGTGTTTGCACTAAAGCCTTAGCAACAGTCTCAAAATCTTCTTTCGTTGGGTATGCTTTAAATGCATACATGGTCTCAGCCAATTTCTCGAGTATGTCATGCTTTAGTTCTTTTGTGACTTTAAGAAAGGATGCATCCCTGAGATACTGCAGGTTACCTTGGCGTAGTCTATACTCTACATCAACTTGAAATTTGGGAATTTCAAATACCTCTGGCCACTGAAAACTTCGATCCAAAGAGATGGACAGGATCTCGGTGTCTGCCTGGCTGCCTGTGTCACTACATAATTCAGAACCTCCAGGGACTGGTACAAGCTCAATGATAGGGATGATTTTGATCGTTGGTTTATCTGGGAGCTCAGACAAGTCTGTAAGGTTGcataattcattattaaattcAGGATCTTGGTACTGTAAGGTAAAATTGTAGTTTGTTTGGAGAGTGCCTTTGAGCCAGCTAATCAAATCTTCAAGTATGTATGGTCGAGGGTTCATTGTCATCTTTCTTATATCTCCCTCGGAGACGATAACTCGCATTGTTAATTTCTGTTCCATGGCcatctggggggaaaaaatgacagacagctgtttaacaaattacaaatcGTCTCAGTGTCACCATAAGCTCTCCTTGTACCCTGTATGCTGATAATGGGaggacatcatttaaatctgacatcttcaacacacacatagaaGTAACACTATCACAATGAAGTTGGTAAGATCTCAAATGCTCCCTGTACCATGCAGCCAATTTGTGACAGACAAATAGAATCTCTACATTAACTGCAACAATCTTGTGAATCTGGACGAATGCGGGGAGACCAGAGCATGACCCAGAAGACAGTATCATGCCTGGATGATACTTGATTCCATCTACACTGACAGATGCCGCTTCAAGCACCGACTCTAGTGTTGTAAAGTTTTGAGCAATTGCTGTCTGCACACAGTGAGGGAAGGTGGCAAGCAAAACTGGAGTAACCTTTGACATCTCAACTGATGGTCTGAAAAATGAGCTACAATCGATATGGTAACTGACTGCCTTCTGGTGTTTTGTAGCAAGTGTCATGGCAACATTTTTAAAGTTCTGAGCAGTGCGAATTACCCTCTTAAAGAATTTATGCTTCCCCTCGAACCGCATTGTCCAAACCTCAGACAGGGGACCAAATTTTCTTACAAGCTGAGGATAATGTTCCACAAAGTGATGTTTTGGCCTTAAACGAAAATCTGGAAATGTTGACTGCAGCAAGCGCCTGTGCTCTGCTATCTTACAGTCCAGAAAGTTAAGTGTCTCTTCTGTATGCTTTGGTGCTACAGCTAGCTCAGTAATATCTTTGAGAAGCATGAGAATTTCCCAAGTGTTGTCACCCTCAGGGACACTGTGACCAATAAGAAATGGAAGGAGCCTTATGAGACACCAGTTCTCATGGCCATTTCCACCAATGGTCCCTTTACTGGAAAATCCTTTCCAATAACCTGAGGTCGATCTGTTTTGTCACTAAATGAGTACTCAAAATACCTAATGGCCTGATTCAGCATATCTAGGGTGAAATAAGTCTTGCCTATCAGGTCTGTAAGGCACAGGGACAATTCAACTGGAACAATACCTTCCAAAATATCATGCAAGATGTCAGGAGGGTACCCACTGACCACATGAAAGTGCTCAAGATTCTCAGTTAAAGGACATGCTCCTTTCACACCATAAGCTCGAATCATTCCTTGGTCCTCTCTCATCTCCTGCACCTGCCTGTCATGGGACTCTTTGTCTCGGAGTTGAAAGAAACCAGAACATACCTCTTGTTGTTGAGTGTCTCTACTGCTTGCCAAACAGAATCTGCAGAATTTGTCGACAGTAAAACTCTCCAGG belongs to Silurus meridionalis isolate SWU-2019-XX chromosome 4, ASM1480568v1, whole genome shotgun sequence and includes:
- the LOC124383816 gene encoding sterile alpha motif domain-containing protein 3-like, encoding MAMEQKLTMRVIVSEGDIRKMTMNPRPYILEDLISWLKGTLQTNYNFTLQYQDPEFNNELCNLTDLSELPDKPTIKIIPIIELVPVPGGSELCSDTGSQADTEILSISLDRSFQWPEVFEIPKFQVDVEYRLRQGNLQYLRDASFLKVTKELKHDILEKLAETMYAFKAYPTKEDFETVAKALVQTHPCLKETGSPSGWNGWKNSLKFKMGNYRTKMRQLGRLDVTVNGGKRGSDTTNGEPPKTQIKKPKKGEINFLPDFPEGMNDQNMEVAREVLVNEMMKTKPKESLVKKEMDVTFAFHRKEIVKEKPAISQLVHRWPALFTENQVSYEFGRVVGKNLRENFLDALDHLSPSLMDLFKKKKGLTGQLLAELLCQTKTTEPTDVRCLCLRGLPVILGDDPSAFFKTCFDTADNDLYRQTPVGLLFIGEENLKLNPSKVGIILEGNVVMDDLANLPQAFCVLFGLIYALHLDYPKYMKNTFCFVQQVMLNLGKSELAPKIQTLKNQKI